From Streptomyces sp. TLI_053, a single genomic window includes:
- a CDS encoding MFS transporter, whose amino-acid sequence MTSPPAATHPPPLTTRRPGAAVAVLCTGLGLVGLDTTVMNTALPGLQADLQPSPTEVHWIADAYTLALAAGVLAAGAWGDRHGRRRAFTTGLTVCLAASLYGALADTPGHIIAARFLMGTGSALFMPSTLSLITAIHPTGPRRRRAVAAWACVAGIGGLTGPLVGGLLIEHYSWRAGFWMNPPVIVLALVGAKAWLPEHRHSHPTPCDPVALAAAAAGLFLFVWAVIEAPARGWTHPATWTALAAAPLLWALARRRRGPAALHPQLVRDPASRAAALVLAAMFFALYGALYILTLYFQLVLGDSPARAGTALLPLVAAAAAGTALALPATARWGPRTVLITGIALLALGFAALAQVTLTSHATYLHAFAITAGTGAGLAAVPATEAIMSAVPVDEAGNAAAFNDLLREVAGAVGIAVLGAALTRALTVLPQPTRTPTAAGMPAPAQDAFIEGLHTAAWIASTILLLSIAAAATHPRGKRRSTAP is encoded by the coding sequence ATGACGAGCCCACCCGCCGCCACCCACCCGCCTCCCCTCACCACCCGCCGGCCCGGCGCCGCGGTGGCCGTCCTGTGCACAGGACTGGGCCTAGTCGGACTCGACACCACTGTCATGAACACCGCGCTTCCCGGTCTCCAGGCCGACCTCCAGCCCAGTCCGACCGAAGTGCACTGGATCGCCGATGCCTACACCCTGGCCCTGGCCGCCGGAGTCCTCGCCGCAGGCGCCTGGGGAGACCGCCACGGCCGACGCCGAGCGTTCACCACTGGCCTCACCGTCTGTCTGGCCGCGTCCCTCTACGGTGCCCTCGCCGACACCCCCGGCCACATCATCGCTGCCCGCTTCCTCATGGGCACCGGCAGTGCCCTGTTCATGCCCTCCACCCTCTCCCTCATCACCGCCATCCACCCCACCGGCCCCCGTCGGCGGCGTGCGGTCGCCGCCTGGGCCTGCGTCGCCGGCATCGGCGGACTCACCGGACCCCTTGTCGGCGGCCTCCTCATCGAGCACTACTCCTGGCGCGCCGGCTTCTGGATGAACCCGCCCGTCATCGTCCTGGCACTCGTGGGCGCGAAAGCCTGGCTTCCCGAACACCGCCACTCCCACCCCACACCCTGCGACCCCGTCGCACTCGCCGCGGCAGCCGCCGGACTGTTCCTCTTCGTGTGGGCGGTCATCGAAGCCCCCGCCCGCGGTTGGACACACCCCGCCACCTGGACCGCCCTCGCAGCCGCGCCCCTCCTGTGGGCCCTCGCCAGGCGCCGCCGCGGCCCTGCCGCCCTGCACCCACAACTCGTGCGCGACCCAGCCTCACGCGCAGCAGCCCTCGTGCTCGCCGCCATGTTCTTCGCGCTCTACGGAGCCCTCTACATCCTCACCCTCTACTTCCAACTCGTCCTCGGCGACTCACCCGCCCGAGCGGGAACCGCCCTCCTGCCCCTCGTCGCAGCCGCCGCCGCAGGCACCGCCCTCGCCCTGCCCGCCACAGCCCGATGGGGACCCCGCACCGTGCTCATCACCGGCATCGCACTTCTCGCCCTTGGATTCGCCGCCCTGGCCCAGGTCACGCTCACCTCCCACGCCACCTACCTCCACGCCTTCGCGATCACCGCAGGCACCGGAGCGGGACTGGCAGCCGTCCCCGCCACCGAAGCCATCATGAGCGCCGTCCCCGTCGACGAGGCCGGAAACGCAGCCGCCTTCAACGACCTCCTCAGAGAAGTCGCAGGCGCCGTCGGCATCGCCGTCCTCGGCGCGGCCCTCACCAGAGCACTCACCGTACTCCCGCAGCCCACCCGCACACCCACCGCTGCAGGGATGCCCGCACCCGCACAAGATGCCTTCATCGAAGGCCTCCACACCGCCGCATGGATCGCCAGCACCATCCTTCTGCTCAGCATCGCCGCCGCAGCCACCCACCCCCGAGGAAAACGCCGGAGCACCGCACCATGA